In one Umezawaea sp. Da 62-37 genomic region, the following are encoded:
- a CDS encoding DUF4193 domain-containing protein — translation MATDYDAPRRSEADELAEDSLEELKARRNETQSGVVDVDEDATAENFELPGADLSGEELTFKVLPKQADEFTCSKCFLVHHRSRLAEEHNGQYICRDCA, via the coding sequence ATGGCGACCGACTACGACGCGCCGCGTCGCAGCGAGGCCGATGAGCTCGCTGAAGACTCTCTCGAGGAGCTGAAGGCGCGGCGCAACGAAACGCAGTCCGGCGTAGTCGATGTCGACGAGGACGCGACTGCCGAGAACTTCGAGCTGCCCGGTGCGGACCTGTCCGGTGAGGAACTCACCTTCAAGGTCCTGCCGAAGCAGGCCGACGAGTTCACGTGTTCCAAGTGCTTCCTGGTGCACCACCGCAGCAGGCTCGCCGAGGAGCACAACGGGCAGTACATCTGCCGCGACTGCGCCTGA
- a CDS encoding DUF3710 domain-containing protein: MFGRRRKRGRHATNREAAQQDVEFDGDDLDAADDGPYDEADAPNDGVTRLELGSVRLPVPDGAQLQVEMDPAGAVRAVHLLTPVGQLTVSAFAAPRTGGLWKEVGAELITQLKEDGARINRENGDWGEEITARNSGVHLRFVGVDGPRWLLRGVAAGPEEQASEIAEALYDLLRGTVVVRGTQPMPVRTPLPIELPEAIAKHIAAQAGT; the protein is encoded by the coding sequence ATGTTCGGACGGCGCCGCAAGCGGGGCAGGCACGCGACGAACCGGGAGGCCGCGCAGCAGGACGTCGAGTTCGACGGCGACGACCTGGACGCGGCCGACGACGGTCCGTACGACGAGGCCGACGCCCCCAACGACGGAGTGACGCGGTTGGAGCTGGGCTCCGTCAGGCTCCCGGTGCCCGACGGCGCGCAGTTGCAGGTCGAGATGGACCCGGCCGGAGCGGTGCGCGCGGTGCACCTGCTCACGCCCGTCGGCCAGCTCACGGTCAGCGCGTTCGCCGCGCCCCGCACCGGCGGCCTCTGGAAGGAGGTCGGCGCGGAGCTGATCACGCAGCTCAAGGAGGACGGCGCGCGCATCAACCGGGAGAACGGCGACTGGGGCGAGGAGATCACCGCCCGCAACAGCGGCGTGCACCTGCGCTTCGTCGGCGTGGACGGCCCCCGGTGGCTGCTGCGCGGCGTCGCCGCGGGTCCCGAGGAGCAGGCGTCCGAGATCGCCGAGGCGCTCTACGACCTGCTGCGGGGCACGGTCGTGGTGCGCGGCACGCAGCCGATGCCGGTGCGCACACCGCTGCCGATCGAGCTGCCCGAGGCCATCGCCAAGCACATCGCGGCGCAGGCGGGCACGTGA
- a CDS encoding TrkA family potassium uptake protein, with protein sequence MRVAIAGAGAVGRSIAQELVSDGHQVMLIERDWAHFEPHTVEQAEWVQADACELSSLEDAGMQLCDVVIAATGDDKVNLVVSLLAKTEFAVKRVVARVNDPANEWLFTESWGVDVAVSTPRILAAMVEEAVTVGDVVRLLTLRQGQANLVEITLPHDTPLAGEPVSELVLPRDAALVTILRGGRVIVPSVDDTFEGGDELLFVATAAVEQEIRSALGY encoded by the coding sequence ATGCGGGTCGCCATCGCCGGAGCGGGCGCGGTCGGCCGCTCCATCGCCCAGGAGCTCGTGTCCGACGGGCACCAGGTGATGCTCATCGAACGCGACTGGGCGCACTTCGAGCCGCACACCGTCGAGCAGGCCGAGTGGGTGCAGGCCGACGCGTGCGAGCTGTCCTCGTTGGAGGACGCGGGTATGCAGCTGTGCGACGTCGTCATCGCCGCCACCGGCGACGACAAGGTCAACCTCGTGGTGTCGCTGCTCGCCAAGACCGAGTTCGCCGTCAAGCGCGTCGTGGCGCGGGTCAACGACCCGGCCAACGAGTGGCTGTTCACCGAGTCGTGGGGCGTCGACGTCGCCGTGTCGACCCCGCGCATCCTGGCCGCGATGGTCGAGGAGGCCGTGACGGTCGGCGACGTGGTGCGGCTGCTGACCCTGCGCCAGGGCCAGGCGAACCTGGTCGAGATCACGCTGCCCCACGACACCCCGCTGGCCGGCGAGCCGGTGAGCGAGCTGGTGCTGCCGCGCGACGCGGCGCTGGTGACGATCCTGCGCGGCGGCCGGGTGATCGTGCCGTCGGTCGACGACACGTTCGAGGGCGGCGACGAACTGCTGTTCGTGGCGACCGCGGCGGTCGAGCAGGAGATCCGCTCCGCACTGGGCTACTGA
- a CDS encoding inositol monophosphatase family protein translates to MSFDPRPLVDIAVTVAKEAAALVQRARHDAVAAQVDTKSTETDVVTQADLASEQLVRDRLAVLRPGEPVIGEEEGGSAAVEGLTWVVDPIDGTVNYLYGYPHYAVSLAAQFDGVSVAGAVVEPVSGRVWTAARGHGSFLDGTRLSVSSATRLDLSLVGYGFAYRADRRRRQAETWAALSTRVRDIRRAGAASLDLCAVAAGWLDAYAEHALGRWDWAAGALVASEAGAVVHLPGEDPAFGDDATFAATPAIAADLRDALIDCGFANV, encoded by the coding sequence TTGAGTTTCGATCCGCGCCCGTTGGTCGACATCGCCGTGACCGTCGCGAAGGAAGCCGCCGCCCTCGTCCAGCGGGCCAGGCACGACGCCGTCGCCGCCCAGGTCGACACCAAGAGCACCGAGACCGACGTCGTCACCCAGGCCGACCTAGCCTCGGAGCAGCTGGTCCGCGACCGCCTCGCAGTCCTCCGACCGGGTGAACCCGTCATCGGTGAGGAAGAGGGCGGAAGCGCCGCCGTCGAGGGCCTGACCTGGGTCGTCGACCCGATCGACGGCACCGTCAACTACCTGTACGGCTACCCCCACTACGCCGTCTCGCTCGCCGCCCAGTTCGACGGCGTGTCGGTCGCGGGCGCCGTGGTCGAACCGGTCAGCGGCCGCGTCTGGACCGCCGCCCGCGGCCACGGCTCCTTCCTCGACGGCACCCGCCTCTCGGTGTCCTCCGCCACCAGGCTCGACCTCTCGCTCGTCGGCTACGGCTTCGCCTACCGCGCCGACCGCCGCCGCCGCCAAGCCGAAACCTGGGCCGCCCTCTCCACCCGCGTCCGCGACATCCGCCGCGCGGGCGCCGCCTCCCTCGACCTCTGCGCCGTCGCCGCCGGCTGGCTGGACGCCTACGCCGAACACGCCCTCGGCCGCTGGGACTGGGCCGCGGGCGCCCTCGTCGCCAGCGAAGCCGGCGCCGTCGTCCACCTCCCCGGCGAAGACCCCGCCTTCGGCGACGACGCCACCTTCGCCGCCACCCCCGCCATCGCCGCCGACCTGCGCGACGCCCTCATCGACTGCGGCTTCGCCAACGTCTAG
- a CDS encoding DUF3159 domain-containing protein, whose protein sequence is MTPTNGQDVTEENTKTDDPEKMPTMLEQMGGVSGLVYSSLPVVVFVLVNTFAGLYPAIWSALGSGVLIGIVLAVRKGSIQPAVSGLFGVGIAAFIAYRTGSAKGFFLFGIWQSVVYAGAFVLSIVVRWPLAGVVWSFLNGRGTAWRKDKASIRDYDIATLVWALVFGSRFVVQRWLYDQDSVGWLAFARLAMGYPLMAIAVAATVWAVRRSDKRLKALEEAEATEVQETEEQLRARYATAPEPHPTAKPVTET, encoded by the coding sequence ATGACCCCGACGAACGGCCAGGACGTGACGGAAGAGAACACGAAGACCGACGACCCCGAGAAGATGCCGACCATGCTCGAGCAGATGGGCGGCGTCAGCGGCCTCGTCTACTCCTCGCTCCCGGTCGTCGTCTTCGTGCTGGTCAACACCTTCGCGGGCCTGTACCCGGCGATCTGGAGCGCGCTGGGTTCCGGCGTGCTCATCGGCATCGTGCTGGCGGTCCGCAAGGGCTCGATCCAGCCCGCCGTGTCGGGCCTGTTCGGCGTCGGCATCGCGGCGTTCATCGCCTACCGCACCGGCTCCGCCAAGGGCTTCTTCCTCTTCGGCATCTGGCAGAGCGTCGTCTACGCGGGCGCCTTCGTGCTCTCCATCGTCGTCCGCTGGCCGCTCGCGGGCGTCGTCTGGTCGTTCCTCAACGGCCGCGGCACCGCGTGGCGCAAGGACAAGGCGTCGATCCGCGACTACGACATCGCCACCCTCGTCTGGGCGCTCGTCTTCGGCTCCCGCTTCGTCGTCCAGCGGTGGCTCTACGACCAGGACTCCGTCGGCTGGCTCGCCTTCGCCCGCCTCGCCATGGGCTACCCGCTGATGGCCATCGCCGTCGCCGCCACCGTCTGGGCGGTCCGCCGCTCCGACAAGCGCCTCAAGGCGCTGGAGGAGGCGGAGGCCACCGAGGTCCAGGAGACCGAGGAGCAGCTGCGCGCCCGCTACGCCACGGCCCCCGAACCGCACCCGACCGCGAAACCGGTCACCGAGACCTGA
- the dut gene encoding dUTP diphosphatase, giving the protein MPSVEVLLSRLDPGVPPPTYARPGDAGADLVTTRDVVIGPGERAVVGTGIAIALPEGYAGFVHPRSGLAARVGLSVVNTPGTIDAGYRGEIRVCLVNHDLREPVTLSRGDRIAQLVVQRVEHAVFREVDELPGSERGTGGYGSTGGHGVLAATAKADAMQRTEG; this is encoded by the coding sequence GTGCCCAGCGTCGAGGTATTGCTGTCCCGGCTCGATCCAGGAGTCCCACCGCCGACGTACGCCCGTCCGGGTGATGCGGGCGCCGACCTGGTCACCACTCGGGACGTGGTGATCGGACCGGGGGAGCGCGCGGTGGTCGGCACCGGCATCGCGATCGCGCTGCCCGAGGGCTACGCGGGTTTCGTCCACCCGAGGTCGGGGCTCGCCGCGCGGGTGGGGCTCAGCGTGGTCAACACCCCCGGCACGATCGACGCGGGCTACCGGGGCGAGATCCGGGTGTGCCTGGTGAACCACGACCTCCGCGAACCGGTCACGCTCTCCCGAGGTGACCGGATCGCGCAACTGGTGGTGCAGCGCGTCGAGCACGCGGTGTTCCGCGAGGTCGACGAACTGCCGGGCTCCGAGCGAGGCACCGGTGGGTACGGCTCTACTGGCGGGCACGGCGTGCTCGCGGCGACGGCGAAGGCCGACGCCATGCAGAGGACAGAGGGGTAA
- the ppgK gene encoding polyphosphate--glucose phosphotransferase, giving the protein MGITRGFGVDIGGSGIKGGLVDLESGALDGERLRIATPQPSTPEAVADVVAEIVAKFEWTGPVGVTLPCVVKHGVALTAANVSKHWVDTDARALFAKRLGKPVEDVVVLNDADAAGMAEMRFGAGKDRDGLVVLLTFGTGIGSALFLDGKLVPNTEFGHLEVDGHDAESRAAASVKEDKGLSWADWAPRVSRYVSVLENLIWPDLVIAGGGVSKKAEKWLPLLEVRTEVVAAALKNDAGIVGAAAAAAQGIKH; this is encoded by the coding sequence ATGGGCATTACCCGCGGGTTCGGTGTGGACATCGGCGGCTCCGGCATCAAGGGCGGCCTGGTCGACCTGGAATCAGGCGCACTGGACGGCGAGAGGCTGCGCATCGCCACGCCCCAGCCCTCGACACCGGAAGCGGTCGCCGACGTGGTGGCCGAGATCGTCGCCAAGTTCGAGTGGACCGGACCGGTCGGCGTGACGCTGCCGTGCGTGGTCAAGCACGGTGTGGCGCTCACCGCCGCGAATGTGTCCAAGCACTGGGTGGACACCGACGCGCGCGCGCTGTTCGCGAAGCGGCTGGGCAAGCCGGTCGAGGACGTCGTGGTGCTCAACGACGCGGACGCGGCGGGCATGGCGGAGATGCGGTTCGGCGCGGGCAAGGACCGCGACGGCCTGGTCGTCCTGCTGACGTTCGGCACGGGCATCGGCAGCGCGCTGTTCCTGGACGGCAAGCTCGTCCCGAACACCGAGTTCGGGCACCTCGAGGTCGACGGCCACGACGCGGAGTCCCGCGCGGCGGCGTCGGTCAAGGAGGACAAGGGCCTGTCCTGGGCCGACTGGGCGCCCCGCGTCTCGCGCTACGTCAGCGTGCTGGAGAACCTCATCTGGCCGGATCTGGTGATCGCGGGCGGCGGTGTCAGCAAGAAGGCCGAGAAGTGGTTGCCGCTCCTCGAAGTGCGCACCGAAGTGGTCGCCGCCGCGCTGAAGAACGACGCGGGCATCGTGGGTGCCGCGGCGGCCGCCGCGCAGGGCATCAAGCACTGA
- a CDS encoding potassium channel family protein, producing the protein MHVVIMGCGRVGTSLAKALERLDHQVAVIDKSAQSFRRLGADFHGQQVIGNGFDRQVLIEAGIERAGAFAAVSSGDNSNIISARVARETFGVQHVVARIYDHKRAEVYERLGIPTVATVPWSTDRFLRVLVPEGATTAWRDPSGTVAVLPITVHEDWVGHSVAELQEATGSRVAFIMRFGTGVLPDSKSVVQADDVIYVAALSGTLTDVTAAAGRAPEES; encoded by the coding sequence GTGCACGTGGTGATCATGGGTTGCGGCCGGGTGGGCACATCCCTGGCCAAGGCCCTGGAGCGACTTGACCACCAGGTCGCGGTCATCGACAAGAGCGCGCAGTCGTTCCGGCGCCTGGGGGCCGACTTCCACGGCCAGCAGGTGATCGGCAACGGCTTCGACCGGCAGGTCCTGATCGAGGCCGGGATCGAGCGCGCGGGCGCCTTCGCCGCCGTCTCCAGCGGTGACAACTCGAACATCATCTCGGCGCGGGTGGCGCGGGAGACCTTCGGTGTCCAGCACGTCGTCGCCCGCATCTACGACCACAAGCGCGCCGAGGTGTACGAGCGCCTGGGCATCCCGACCGTCGCGACCGTGCCGTGGAGCACCGACCGGTTCCTCCGCGTGCTCGTCCCGGAAGGCGCCACGACGGCCTGGCGCGACCCGTCCGGGACGGTCGCCGTGCTGCCGATCACCGTCCACGAGGACTGGGTCGGGCACTCGGTCGCGGAGCTCCAGGAAGCGACCGGGAGCCGGGTCGCGTTCATCATGCGGTTCGGCACCGGTGTGCTGCCGGACTCCAAATCCGTCGTCCAAGCAGACGATGTGATCTACGTCGCAGCCCTGTCCGGCACGCTCACGGACGTGACCGCCGCGGCAGGCCGCGCACCTGAGGAGAGCTGA
- a CDS encoding DUF3093 domain-containing protein, producing MSESAVTAPSAFEERLYVPWWGWLLPVSAAVLLAAEIHMGFPGVRSWLPYVITVPLVVLMILRLGSLKVAVAGGELRVGDAHVPLDLLGDVEVFTAKTKRKAMGPHLDPAAFVAHRGWVGPMVKVALVDPEDPTPYWLFSARKAEELARLLKR from the coding sequence GTGAGTGAGAGTGCTGTGACCGCCCCAAGTGCCTTCGAAGAGCGGCTCTACGTCCCCTGGTGGGGTTGGCTGCTGCCGGTGAGCGCCGCGGTGCTGCTGGCCGCCGAGATCCACATGGGCTTCCCCGGAGTCCGCTCCTGGCTGCCCTACGTGATCACCGTGCCGCTGGTCGTGCTGATGATCCTGCGCCTCGGCTCGCTGAAGGTCGCGGTCGCCGGCGGCGAACTGCGGGTGGGAGACGCGCACGTGCCGCTTGACCTGCTCGGGGACGTGGAGGTGTTCACCGCCAAGACCAAGCGCAAGGCCATGGGCCCGCACCTGGACCCGGCCGCGTTCGTCGCGCACCGCGGCTGGGTCGGGCCGATGGTGAAGGTGGCGCTGGTCGACCCGGAGGACCCCACGCCCTACTGGCTGTTCAGCGCCCGCAAGGCCGAGGAGCTGGCTCGGCTGCTGAAGAGGTGA
- a CDS encoding OB-fold nucleic acid binding domain-containing protein, which yields MSVSGDGYWRRLMRRLTSDVTELDADDLSREAQAVGAMRACDCKSGEEVTVLGRLRSVEMCPRDSAATLEAELFDGTEGVTLVWLGRRRIAGIEPGRTIKARGRIAVRDGRKVLYNPYYELQNAS from the coding sequence ATGAGTGTTTCAGGAGACGGCTATTGGCGCCGTCTCATGCGTCGCCTCACCAGTGATGTGACCGAGCTGGACGCGGACGACCTCTCCCGCGAGGCCCAGGCGGTCGGCGCCATGCGGGCGTGCGACTGCAAGTCCGGCGAGGAGGTGACCGTGCTGGGCAGGCTCCGCTCCGTGGAGATGTGCCCGCGCGACTCGGCCGCCACGCTGGAGGCCGAGCTCTTCGACGGCACCGAGGGCGTCACCCTGGTCTGGCTGGGCCGCCGCCGAATCGCGGGCATCGAGCCGGGCCGCACCATCAAGGCCCGCGGTCGCATCGCGGTCCGCGACGGCCGCAAGGTGCTCTACAACCCGTACTACGAGCTGCAGAACGCTTCATGA
- a CDS encoding RNA polymerase sigma factor, which yields MAAAETATRRSSTTSAAKTTSAAAGESEETSKAASARKAPARKPAAAKTAAAGKPAAKAPRKTAAKATGPAKTKKDGDDPEDLEAAPGDEDLGEDVVIVDEPVVDEPDEPEDEKKPGEGDFVWDEEESEALRQARKDAELTASADSVRAYLKQIGKVALLNAEEEVELAKRIEAGLYAAERVRRAEDENEKLTPQMRRDLRWIVRDGERAKNHLLEANLRLVVSLAKRYTGRGMAFLDLIQEGNLGLIRAVEKFDYTKGYKFSTYATWWIRQAITRAMADQARTIRIPVHMVEVINKLGRIQRELLQDLGREPTPEELAKEMDITPEKVLEIQQYAREPISLDQTIGDEGDSQLGDFIEDSEAVVAVDAVSFTLLQDQLQSVLATLSEREAGVVRLRFGLTDGQPRTLDEIGQVYGVTRERIRQIESKTMSKLRHPSRSQVLRDYLD from the coding sequence GTGGCAGCCGCAGAAACCGCAACCCGACGCTCGAGCACCACGAGCGCCGCGAAGACGACCTCGGCCGCAGCCGGCGAGTCTGAGGAGACCTCCAAGGCCGCCTCGGCCCGCAAGGCTCCGGCTCGCAAGCCCGCCGCGGCGAAGACTGCGGCGGCAGGCAAGCCCGCGGCCAAGGCGCCTCGCAAGACGGCCGCCAAGGCGACCGGTCCCGCCAAGACGAAGAAGGACGGCGACGACCCCGAGGACCTCGAAGCCGCTCCCGGTGACGAGGACCTCGGCGAGGACGTGGTCATCGTCGACGAGCCCGTCGTCGACGAGCCCGACGAGCCCGAGGACGAGAAGAAGCCCGGCGAAGGCGACTTCGTCTGGGACGAGGAGGAGTCGGAGGCCCTGCGGCAGGCCCGCAAGGACGCCGAACTCACCGCCTCCGCCGACTCGGTCCGCGCCTACCTGAAGCAGATCGGCAAGGTCGCCCTCCTCAACGCCGAGGAGGAGGTCGAACTCGCCAAGCGGATCGAGGCCGGTCTCTACGCGGCGGAGCGGGTGCGCCGGGCCGAGGACGAGAACGAGAAGCTCACCCCCCAGATGCGCCGCGACCTGCGGTGGATCGTCCGGGACGGCGAGCGCGCCAAGAACCACCTGCTGGAGGCCAACCTCCGCCTCGTGGTCTCGCTGGCCAAGCGCTACACCGGCCGCGGCATGGCGTTCCTGGACCTGATCCAGGAGGGCAACCTCGGTCTGATCCGCGCGGTCGAGAAGTTCGACTACACCAAGGGCTACAAGTTCTCGACCTACGCGACGTGGTGGATCCGCCAGGCCATCACCCGCGCCATGGCCGACCAGGCCCGCACCATCCGCATCCCGGTGCACATGGTGGAGGTCATCAACAAGCTCGGCCGCATACAGCGCGAACTCCTGCAGGACCTGGGCCGCGAGCCCACGCCCGAGGAGCTCGCCAAGGAAATGGACATCACCCCTGAGAAGGTGCTGGAGATTCAGCAGTACGCCAGGGAGCCCATTTCGCTCGACCAGACCATCGGCGACGAGGGCGACAGCCAGCTCGGCGACTTCATCGAGGACTCCGAGGCCGTCGTGGCCGTGGACGCGGTGTCGTTCACGCTGCTGCAGGACCAGCTCCAGTCGGTCCTCGCGACGCTGTCCGAGCGCGAGGCGGGCGTGGTCCGACTGCGCTTCGGCCTCACCGACGGCCAGCCGCGCACGCTCGACGAGATCGGCCAGGTCTACGGGGTGACCCGTGAGCGGATCCGGCAGATCGAGTCGAAGACGATGTCGAAGCTGCGCCACCCGTCGCGCTCGCAGGTGCTGCGCGACTACCTGGACTGA
- the cei gene encoding envelope integrity protein Cei: MGPASSTGNSGLSRYKRRRPLPALVLFVVLAVGAVFVWAEVLDTANDVDAAIKCNAPGNVPASASSVPPPDPAAQAVQGAPAAEPPKLGSVLAHDALDRTDPAPATDIQFRVFNASTQRNQARFVATTLTELGLKQAAEPDNDPVYPAQDMTCRGQIRFGAPGAGAARTLSLIEPCLELVRDERQDASVDIAIGKKFDEVKPNHDARKVLDQLSSWAEQQPEQGGGQVAEASSPTLVAANVSAAREVHC, from the coding sequence GTGGGACCCGCGAGCAGTACGGGGAACAGCGGGTTGTCGCGGTACAAGCGGCGACGACCGCTACCCGCACTCGTCCTCTTCGTAGTTCTGGCAGTAGGAGCGGTGTTCGTCTGGGCCGAGGTCCTCGACACCGCCAACGACGTCGACGCGGCCATCAAGTGCAACGCGCCGGGCAACGTGCCCGCGAGCGCTTCCTCGGTGCCGCCACCCGACCCCGCGGCGCAGGCGGTGCAGGGGGCTCCGGCCGCCGAACCGCCCAAGCTCGGCAGCGTGCTGGCGCACGACGCCCTCGACCGCACCGATCCGGCTCCCGCGACCGACATCCAGTTCCGCGTCTTCAACGCGAGCACCCAGCGCAACCAGGCCCGGTTCGTCGCCACCACCCTGACGGAGTTGGGGTTGAAGCAGGCGGCGGAGCCGGACAACGACCCGGTGTACCCGGCGCAGGACATGACCTGCCGCGGGCAGATCCGGTTCGGGGCTCCCGGGGCCGGGGCGGCACGGACGTTGAGTCTGATCGAACCGTGCTTGGAACTGGTGCGGGACGAGCGGCAGGACGCGAGCGTGGACATCGCGATCGGGAAGAAGTTCGACGAGGTGAAGCCGAACCACGACGCCCGGAAGGTGTTGGATCAGCTGTCTTCGTGGGCTGAGCAGCAGCCGGAGCAGGGTGGCGGGCAGGTGGCGGAGGCGAGCAGTCCGACGCTGGTGGCGGCGAACGTGTCGGCGGCTCGGGAAGTGCATTGTTGA
- a CDS encoding alpha/beta hydrolase produces MRPMVDLVGQTAVLLPGTASDEVFVRSVFEEPLAQVGMRLTAPATVSVDEHVAALDAAWTGTPLVIGGISLGAHVAAGWAVRHPERCAALLVALPAWHGPAGDAPAALVARASAAVVEREGVDQALAGVDGWLGAELDRAWRRHGPRLAETLRAAAESTAPEPDALARLRVPAGVAACSDDPIHPLGVARSWTAALPGAVLRTTTLAALGADRAALGRTAVLALLHALT; encoded by the coding sequence ATGCGCCCGATGGTCGATCTGGTCGGCCAAACCGCAGTGCTGCTGCCGGGGACGGCCTCCGACGAGGTGTTCGTCCGCAGTGTCTTCGAAGAGCCGTTGGCGCAGGTCGGGATGCGTTTGACCGCGCCTGCGACGGTCTCGGTCGACGAGCACGTGGCCGCGTTGGACGCGGCGTGGACCGGCACCCCGCTGGTGATCGGCGGGATCTCGCTCGGCGCGCACGTGGCGGCGGGCTGGGCGGTGCGGCACCCGGAGCGGTGCGCCGCGCTGCTGGTGGCGCTGCCCGCGTGGCACGGGCCCGCGGGCGACGCCCCCGCCGCGCTCGTGGCGCGGGCCAGCGCGGCGGTCGTGGAACGGGAGGGCGTGGACCAGGCACTGGCCGGTGTGGACGGGTGGCTCGGCGCGGAGCTGGACCGGGCGTGGCGGCGGCACGGGCCCCGGCTGGCGGAGACGCTGCGCGCGGCCGCCGAGTCCACCGCGCCCGAACCGGACGCCCTGGCGCGACTTCGGGTCCCCGCCGGTGTGGCGGCGTGTTCGGACGATCCGATTCACCCGCTGGGTGTCGCCCGTTCGTGGACGGCGGCGCTGCCGGGGGCGGTGCTGCGCACCACGACCCTCGCCGCGCTGGGCGCCGACCGCGCCGCACTCGGCCGCACAGCCGTGCTCGCGCTCCTGCACGCCCTCACCTGA